From a region of the SAR202 cluster bacterium genome:
- a CDS encoding leucyl aminopeptidase — translation TGTIHTLTGGKISRLIKSGEITGKKNEITIIHTFGEFKFERIIVCGLGKQEKFNYDSIRQVMAIAMRQLRKIKISKVATICHGAGIAGLDPKLCAGAITEGTLLGTYQFSKYKSSSITETIEDLQIIENDDQKVQLIEDGINDGLILAESAIIARDLGNEPGNILPPRELADRAKGFSSEISLDCTILDKSEIQKLGMGGILGVSAGSHEEPRLIVMEHVGDPSSAEKIALCGKGITFDTGGISLKPPLNMGAMKGDMAGAAAVIGAMIAIKKLNLPINVLGVVASAENMPGGGAMRPGDIITMMNGKHVEVDNTDAEGRLVLGDAIEYSIQQGCTSIIDVATLTGAAVVALGNDSAAVMGNNQELIDQLIATSIITGEQYWQLPIFDNYRTQLDSIYADMKNTGGQPAGSITAGKFIQEFVGDTPWIHLDIAGMARLASTKDYKVAGHTGFGVRSLVSLIATLSR, via the coding sequence ACCGGAACAATACACACTCTTACAGGTGGCAAAATTTCGAGACTTATAAAATCTGGTGAAATAACGGGGAAAAAGAACGAAATTACCATCATTCATACTTTTGGAGAATTTAAATTCGAGAGAATAATTGTTTGCGGATTAGGAAAACAAGAAAAATTTAACTATGACTCTATTCGTCAAGTTATGGCAATTGCTATGCGGCAATTACGAAAGATCAAGATAAGTAAAGTAGCTACAATTTGTCACGGAGCTGGTATTGCAGGATTAGATCCTAAATTATGTGCCGGAGCTATTACTGAAGGAACACTGTTAGGAACTTATCAATTTTCTAAATATAAATCCTCATCAATTACTGAAACAATTGAAGATTTACAAATAATTGAAAATGACGATCAAAAAGTTCAACTTATTGAAGATGGTATTAATGATGGCTTAATATTAGCAGAATCTGCCATCATTGCTAGAGATTTAGGAAATGAGCCCGGCAATATTCTTCCTCCAAGAGAGCTTGCTGATAGAGCTAAGGGTTTTTCAAGTGAGATTAGTTTAGATTGTACGATTCTTGATAAATCAGAAATTCAAAAATTAGGTATGGGGGGTATCTTAGGGGTATCTGCAGGAAGCCATGAAGAGCCAAGATTGATAGTAATGGAACATGTTGGTGATCCTAGCTCAGCCGAAAAAATCGCACTATGTGGTAAGGGTATAACTTTTGATACGGGAGGTATTTCTCTAAAGCCCCCACTAAATATGGGAGCTATGAAAGGAGATATGGCGGGTGCAGCAGCAGTAATTGGTGCAATGATTGCTATTAAAAAATTGAATCTTCCTATAAATGTTTTAGGAGTTGTCGCTTCTGCAGAAAATATGCCTGGAGGTGGTGCTATGCGTCCTGGAGATATTATTACCATGATGAATGGAAAACATGTTGAAGTTGATAATACCGATGCTGAAGGACGGTTAGTTTTAGGAGACGCTATTGAATACTCCATACAGCAAGGATGCACATCAATAATTGACGTTGCAACATTAACTGGTGCAGCTGTGGTTGCTTTAGGAAATGATTCTGCTGCAGTAATGGGTAATAACCAGGAGCTTATTGATCAACTAATAGCTACTTCTATAATTACTGGTGAACAATATTGGCAACTCCCGATATTTGATAATTATAGAACTCAATTAGATAGTATATATGCAGATATGAAAAATACAGGTGGTCAACCAGCAGGTAGTATTACTGCTGGGAAATTTATTCAAGAATTTGTGGGAGATACACCGTGGATTCATTTGGACATAGCAGGTATGGCAAGATTAGCATCAACAAAAGATTATAAAGTTGCTGGACACACAGGTTTCGGGGTTAGGTCTTTAGTAAGTTTAATTGCCACACTATCTAGATAA
- the mtaB gene encoding tRNA (N(6)-L-threonylcarbamoyladenosine(37)-C(2))-methylthiotransferase MtaB → MNIYIETHGCKLNQADTQNISNEFLRKGFYLTDNIIDADACIINTCTVTHIADRKARNALRKAKSNNPNCLIIATGCYAEWAHEKLNNMPEIDLVLGNSSKSDLVENVINLLDQNNNEVNTFSLSTIGQIHRTRAMLKIQEGCDQICAYCIVPTVRGRERSVSLIDLINKINQLSLEGYKEVVLTGTQLGTYGFEFTNINLPILIKSILRETSMERIRLSSVQPQEFSVDLLSLWENERLCPHFHIPLQSGDDYILKKMRRRYTSEEFLKSLEFVRETIPSASITTDIIVGFPEENEDMFRNTILTCNDAMFSKIHIFPYSRRPRTSAYYSDSFVDNKVIKERSKRLETLSRQYQQQYLNELVGTSLKVLWENAKVMNSELYWTGLSDTYSRVYTKSEQLLQNSISYINIDRVESDYLIGTV, encoded by the coding sequence TTGAATATATATATTGAAACACATGGATGTAAATTAAACCAAGCAGATACACAAAATATTTCAAACGAATTTTTGCGTAAGGGATTCTATCTGACTGATAATATTATAGATGCAGATGCATGTATTATTAATACTTGCACCGTAACACATATTGCAGATAGAAAGGCTCGTAATGCTTTGAGAAAAGCTAAAAGTAATAATCCTAATTGTTTAATTATAGCAACTGGATGTTATGCGGAATGGGCCCATGAAAAATTAAATAATATGCCTGAAATAGATTTGGTTTTGGGTAATTCCTCAAAAAGTGATTTAGTAGAAAATGTTATTAATTTACTAGATCAAAATAACAACGAAGTAAATACTTTTTCTCTGTCTACTATCGGTCAAATCCATAGGACAAGGGCGATGCTGAAAATTCAAGAGGGGTGTGATCAAATTTGTGCTTATTGTATTGTTCCGACAGTTCGTGGGAGAGAGAGAAGTGTGAGTTTAATCGATCTTATAAATAAAATAAATCAGCTTTCATTAGAAGGTTACAAGGAAGTGGTACTAACTGGAACTCAATTAGGCACTTATGGTTTTGAGTTTACTAATATTAACCTTCCTATATTGATTAAGTCCATTTTGAGAGAAACTTCAATGGAGAGAATTCGACTTTCATCAGTTCAACCACAGGAATTTTCTGTAGACTTATTAAGTTTGTGGGAAAATGAACGATTGTGTCCGCATTTTCATATTCCTTTACAAAGCGGTGATGATTATATACTTAAAAAAATGAGAAGACGTTATACTTCGGAAGAATTTTTAAAGTCATTGGAATTTGTAAGAGAAACAATACCAAGTGCATCAATAACTACTGATATTATTGTTGGTTTTCCTGAAGAAAACGAAGATATGTTTCGAAATACAATTCTAACTTGCAATGATGCTATGTTTTCAAAAATTCATATTTTCCCTTATTCCAGAAGACCTAGAACATCTGCGTATTACTCAGATAGTTTCGTGGATAATAAAGTAATAAAAGAGAGGTCAAAACGCCTTGAAACACTTTCTAGGCAGTATCAACAACAATATCTTAATGAGTTAGTAGGGACCTCTCTTAAAGTTTTATGGGAAAATGCTAAAGTTATGAATTCTGAATTGTATTGGACGGGTCTTTCAGACACCTATTCCAGAGTTTATACTAAATCTGAACAACTACTTCAAAACTCTATCTCTTACATTAATATAGATCGTGTAGAATCTGATTATCTTATTGGAACTGTTTAG
- a CDS encoding MBL fold metallo-hydrolase, which produces MRSCVTQVSIISDGTYKEDGGVIFGQLPKSRWDQMTAVDRKNRVSLGLNCLLIQNGKECILIDTGIGTKEPEPVKSSYGLGASRLNRELKSRGINPKDVSTVILTSLHFDHSGGSTRIDRSGEAVPTFPYAKYYVQRNAWEEAISPNERTKHYYHQDDFLPLEERNQIEFLDGDQNVVPGISVKVTGGHSSGHQVVLINYGGEKIAYLGDLIPTHMHLDQGLISSIDRFPEETLYGKESLITKAEEEGWLIVFSHGVDPKSGYIETRKGSTLFRPIQFGTNN; this is translated from the coding sequence ATGAGGTCTTGTGTAACTCAGGTTTCAATTATTAGTGACGGAACTTATAAGGAAGATGGTGGAGTTATATTCGGACAACTACCTAAATCTAGATGGGATCAAATGACCGCAGTCGATCGAAAAAACCGGGTAAGTTTAGGATTAAACTGTCTACTTATACAAAATGGAAAAGAATGTATTCTTATCGATACTGGCATAGGCACAAAAGAACCTGAGCCAGTTAAAAGTAGTTATGGCCTTGGCGCTAGTCGTTTAAATAGAGAACTGAAATCACGCGGAATAAACCCTAAAGATGTATCAACAGTTATATTAACAAGTTTACACTTTGACCACTCTGGCGGCAGCACTCGAATTGATAGATCAGGTGAAGCTGTACCTACTTTCCCTTATGCTAAATATTATGTTCAAAGGAATGCTTGGGAAGAAGCTATTTCTCCTAATGAACGAACAAAACATTACTACCATCAAGATGATTTCTTGCCTTTAGAAGAAAGAAATCAAATAGAATTTCTAGATGGGGATCAAAATGTAGTTCCAGGCATATCAGTCAAGGTTACAGGAGGCCACAGCAGTGGACACCAGGTAGTTCTAATTAATTATGGTGGTGAAAAAATTGCATATCTTGGCGATTTAATTCCAACTCATATGCATCTTGACCAAGGATTAATTTCATCAATAGACCGATTCCCTGAAGAAACATTATATGGCAAAGAGTCATTAATAACTAAAGCCGAAGAAGAAGGTTGGTTAATTGTTTTTTCTCACGGTGTTGATCCAAAATCCGGGTATATTGAAACAAGAAAAGGGTCTACTTTATTTAGGCCTATCCAATTTGGAACTAATAACTAA
- a CDS encoding alpha/beta hydrolase: MGINLPRERYINSDNINIHIVEWGDPKNQPLILLHHVSSQARTWDSFASSMSDNFYVIAIDMRGHGDSDWANEGEYTTEHYAYDVEQIANNMGLKNIIVLGGSLGGRVGLVFAAKNPSLVHSVIMEDVGAVRPATIAQGFADRIASGDPEFANLDECANSLKGNNTLAPYSVFQHQAKYLTKLNEQGKYIYKRDPNIQKDFVPLDLWEYVKILQAPLLLLIGDQSSIVGEDQQNIFKELLPNIVIKVVKNAGHIIVHDNFDAFTSEVVEFIKSI, translated from the coding sequence ATGGGAATCAATTTACCTCGAGAGAGATATATAAATTCAGATAATATAAACATACATATTGTAGAATGGGGAGATCCTAAAAACCAACCTTTAATTTTGTTACACCATGTTAGTAGTCAGGCTAGAACTTGGGATAGTTTTGCATCGTCTATGAGTGATAATTTTTATGTTATAGCAATAGATATGCGAGGCCATGGCGATAGTGATTGGGCTAATGAAGGAGAATACACTACAGAACATTATGCTTATGATGTTGAACAGATAGCAAATAATATGGGTTTAAAAAACATAATAGTTCTTGGAGGTTCATTAGGTGGCAGAGTAGGGTTGGTTTTTGCTGCAAAAAATCCTTCTTTGGTTCATTCAGTAATTATGGAAGATGTAGGTGCAGTAAGGCCTGCTACAATAGCACAAGGTTTTGCTGATCGTATAGCCTCAGGAGATCCTGAATTTGCAAATTTAGATGAGTGTGCGAATTCTTTAAAAGGTAACAATACTTTAGCTCCATACTCTGTTTTTCAACATCAAGCAAAATACTTAACGAAACTTAATGAGCAAGGCAAATACATATACAAACGAGATCCAAATATACAAAAAGACTTTGTTCCTTTAGATCTTTGGGAGTATGTAAAAATTTTACAAGCACCTTTATTATTATTGATCGGTGATCAAAGTTCTATTGTTGGAGAAGATCAACAAAATATTTTCAAAGAGTTGTTACCTAATATTGTTATAAAAGTTGTGAAAAATGCAGGCCATATTATTGTACATGATAACTTTGACGCTTTTACGAGTGAGGTAGTAGAATTTATAAAAAGTATTTAA
- a CDS encoding J domain-containing protein codes for MVLVMEIVLSMFRFIIIYWVLGKIFQYLFGRMGKSGYSSNYNRSRTGFGFAPKDPYKVLNISPFSNDSEVETAYKKLVVQFHPDKTLNMGPDLRKLSEDKMKEINAAYDDIKKQRKKYNAKF; via the coding sequence ATGGTATTGGTTATGGAGATAGTTTTAAGCATGTTTAGATTTATTATTATTTACTGGGTTCTTGGAAAAATATTTCAGTACCTATTTGGAAGAATGGGCAAATCTGGTTATAGTAGCAATTATAATAGGTCAAGAACAGGATTTGGATTTGCGCCAAAAGACCCTTATAAAGTATTAAATATTTCTCCATTTTCGAATGATTCAGAAGTTGAAACTGCTTATAAAAAACTTGTAGTACAATTTCATCCTGACAAAACCTTAAATATGGGGCCAGATTTAAGGAAACTATCTGAAGATAAAATGAAAGAAATTAATGCAGCCTATGACGATATAAAAAAACAAAGGAAGAAGTACAATGCCAAATTCTAA
- a CDS encoding rhomboid family intramembrane serine protease translates to MLPVSDPDLIVRKTAYVNIAFVAICSIVFLYELLIGTMGKFVLFYQYGLLPSEIVTGNSLQILDTGIASYKIETPFSDLITFITSMFLHGDFVHFASNMVYLWVFGDNIEDRFGHVGYVVFYITAGIFASVCHLLTDLASQNPTVGASGAIAGVLGAYFVFYPNSRINTLVFTFFITVIQIKALWLLGFWMLLQFFQTAIGSSGVAYWAHIGGFIFGVLIAYLLKNFKIKFRSKS, encoded by the coding sequence TTGTTACCAGTATCAGATCCAGATTTAATTGTTCGAAAAACAGCTTATGTTAATATAGCATTCGTAGCGATTTGTTCAATAGTTTTCTTATATGAATTGTTAATTGGTACTATGGGTAAATTTGTATTGTTTTATCAATATGGATTGTTACCTTCTGAAATCGTTACAGGAAATAGCTTGCAAATATTAGATACAGGTATAGCCTCATATAAAATAGAAACACCTTTTTCTGATTTAATTACATTTATAACTTCTATGTTTCTTCATGGCGACTTTGTCCATTTTGCTTCTAACATGGTTTATCTTTGGGTATTTGGAGATAACATAGAAGATAGATTTGGTCATGTTGGCTATGTAGTTTTTTATATTACTGCAGGGATATTTGCTTCAGTTTGCCACTTATTAACTGATTTGGCCTCACAAAACCCAACAGTTGGAGCTAGTGGTGCAATAGCTGGTGTATTAGGTGCATATTTTGTATTCTATCCCAATAGCAGGATTAATACACTTGTTTTTACTTTTTTTATCACTGTAATACAAATAAAAGCTCTATGGTTATTAGGATTTTGGATGCTTTTACAATTTTTTCAGACTGCTATTGGTAGTTCAGGTGTTGCATATTGGGCCCATATAGGTGGATTCATCTT